In the genome of Pandoraea apista, one region contains:
- a CDS encoding AAA family ATPase, with protein MAKIHAVLNGKGGVGKTFVATHIAQAIQSIKGKVRAIDTDPVNATLFRFKALDVQRIEIMKDDEIDTRLFDKLVEFCVSDDTDVVIDNGASSFVPLSHYVISNRVPALLRELGHELILHVVIAGGDMCLDTINGFDQLASQFSTDVQFVVWLNPFVGDVVVNGKTFEQMNVYRTHKDRISAIVELPKVKAETYGKDLSEMMGDRLTYDEAVEDSKRHIMVRHRLRSMRDQIMRQLKALPVLQ; from the coding sequence ATGGCAAAAATTCATGCGGTACTAAACGGTAAGGGCGGCGTCGGCAAAACGTTTGTAGCGACGCACATTGCCCAGGCTATCCAATCAATTAAGGGAAAGGTCCGCGCGATCGATACGGATCCCGTCAATGCGACGTTATTCCGATTCAAGGCGCTAGACGTCCAACGAATCGAAATCATGAAAGACGACGAGATCGACACCCGCTTATTCGACAAGCTCGTGGAATTTTGTGTGAGCGACGATACCGACGTCGTAATAGACAACGGGGCAAGCTCGTTCGTCCCGCTATCGCATTACGTGATTTCCAACCGGGTTCCGGCGCTACTTCGAGAGTTGGGGCACGAGCTAATCTTGCACGTCGTCATTGCCGGGGGGGACATGTGCCTGGATACGATCAACGGCTTTGACCAGCTCGCCAGCCAGTTCTCCACAGACGTTCAATTTGTGGTGTGGCTGAACCCGTTTGTTGGGGATGTTGTTGTGAACGGGAAGACGTTTGAGCAAATGAACGTCTACCGCACACATAAGGACCGGATCAGCGCCATCGTCGAGTTGCCGAAGGTGAAAGCCGAGACCTATGGCAAGGATCTGTCTGAAATGATGGGCGATCGACTGACTTACGACGAAGCGGTGGAAGACAGCAAACGCCATATCATGGTTCGACACCGACTCCGCTCGATGCGAGATCAAATCATGAGACAGCTCAAAGCCCTTCCGGTACTCCAATGA
- a CDS encoding IncP plasmid survival protein KfrC family protein yields the protein MMLTKRDMQRLAVSADRRSEVEAKADALSGEAAEAVADVQHEPIPDVANEYVAGLESYIGAKHAQVVRIEERLEALLREQQGRVAGMQSKRPGILTPRTRRATWEREMARQRTTIQRISSRLDSVRVIAEGHDVWGGKLEQLAAAKFRRDHPQLAEHWDELESARRAHETHAKLKRKQQTEGKSVSHGRGLSLRRDV from the coding sequence ATGATGCTCACGAAACGGGATATGCAAAGGCTGGCCGTGTCTGCTGACCGCAGATCAGAAGTCGAGGCGAAAGCGGACGCGCTTTCGGGCGAAGCGGCCGAGGCGGTCGCGGACGTTCAACACGAACCCATTCCAGACGTCGCCAATGAATATGTTGCCGGGCTGGAGTCATACATCGGCGCGAAGCACGCTCAGGTGGTGCGTATAGAGGAGCGACTTGAGGCTCTGTTACGTGAGCAGCAAGGACGAGTCGCTGGCATGCAGTCGAAGCGCCCCGGCATACTCACGCCGCGTACACGCCGAGCCACATGGGAGCGAGAAATGGCACGGCAGCGTACCACGATCCAGCGGATCTCGAGTCGCCTTGACTCAGTTCGTGTAATCGCCGAAGGGCACGACGTGTGGGGCGGGAAGCTGGAGCAGTTGGCCGCTGCGAAATTTCGCCGTGATCATCCACAATTGGCCGAGCATTGGGACGAACTAGAAAGCGCCCGCCGCGCGCACGAGACGCATGCCAAGTTAAAGCGCAAGCAGCAGACAGAAGGAAAATCCGTGTCGCACGGCAGAGGGTTGTCGTTGCGAAGGGATGTTTGA
- a CDS encoding KfrB domain-containing protein codes for MKHRVLVMNGQRIVQSEQPPSDASGQPTWRNDRVDKANGLKPGIYNISLAVPADRKATTEGAIVHVDKVSVFQQVGKQFVVHERSNFDKSPEIGSSKSISYNQTTGRAVVAAVGQHQGRGLSR; via the coding sequence ATGAAGCACCGTGTACTCGTCATGAATGGTCAACGAATCGTTCAAAGCGAGCAACCACCCAGCGATGCGTCGGGGCAGCCAACCTGGCGCAATGATCGGGTGGATAAGGCGAACGGTCTTAAACCAGGCATCTATAACATTTCCCTGGCCGTGCCAGCAGACAGAAAGGCAACAACCGAAGGTGCGATAGTCCACGTCGACAAGGTTAGTGTTTTCCAGCAGGTCGGGAAGCAGTTTGTCGTTCATGAACGGTCTAATTTCGATAAATCCCCTGAAATTGGCAGCAGCAAATCTATCTCTTACAATCAGACCACGGGGCGTGCCGTTGTTGCGGCGGTCGGTCAGCATCAAGGCCGAGGATTGTCCCGCTAA
- a CDS encoding antitoxin VbhA family protein has translation MNKNYAEAFRKAEASLSLEGLTPSEDARYEAVKAQVIAGENSLEDGREKIRAYHAQHARAHALA, from the coding sequence ATGAACAAAAACTACGCGGAAGCCTTTCGGAAGGCCGAGGCCAGCCTTAGTCTCGAAGGGCTGACTCCATCGGAGGACGCTCGTTATGAGGCAGTCAAAGCACAAGTGATCGCCGGTGAGAACAGTTTAGAAGACGGTCGCGAGAAGATTCGCGCATATCACGCTCAGCATGCCCGCGCTCACGCGTTGGCATGA
- a CDS encoding ParB/RepB/Spo0J family partition protein, with product MGATAKAGQNQQQKRGGLGLEKVGDLASLLKKPTPTANDGGPRMFDMSLIDEDPAQPRGPENPGFSPESIAELGATIKRRGRIKTPISLRDNPDAPGRFLINHGARRYRGTKWAGFSQIPGFLDNDYDRDDQVIENIQRDGLTAREIADHIGKRLSQGFKKGEIAEALGKSAAFISQHVALLDLPEPIAEAFYNDRVRDVTVVNELVKAHKANPKEVEDWLDDPDQEITRGSIKLLREFIDSQSADRDPNTVDGLTGQTDAEAGRQQNKGEGKADGGKGIREPDPDKLKKAIVQVRYSDRPARLMLNKRPPAEGFAWLKYDDDGQEVEASLSDVQLVALVEG from the coding sequence ATGGGTGCTACGGCAAAGGCAGGTCAAAACCAACAGCAGAAGCGCGGCGGCCTTGGTCTCGAGAAAGTCGGGGATCTCGCATCGTTGTTGAAGAAGCCCACGCCGACGGCTAATGATGGCGGCCCGCGCATGTTCGACATGAGCTTGATCGACGAGGATCCTGCGCAGCCGCGGGGCCCCGAAAACCCTGGTTTCTCCCCCGAGAGCATCGCGGAGTTGGGCGCTACGATCAAGCGGCGTGGCCGCATCAAGACGCCCATTTCTCTTCGTGACAACCCGGATGCCCCAGGACGCTTTTTGATTAATCACGGTGCACGCCGCTATCGCGGCACGAAGTGGGCCGGATTTTCGCAGATCCCTGGCTTTCTGGATAACGACTACGATCGAGACGATCAAGTCATCGAAAATATTCAGCGCGATGGATTGACCGCGCGTGAAATTGCTGACCACATCGGAAAGCGCTTGTCTCAAGGATTCAAGAAAGGGGAAATCGCAGAGGCATTAGGTAAATCCGCAGCCTTCATTTCCCAGCACGTTGCCCTTCTCGATCTCCCGGAACCCATTGCGGAGGCTTTCTACAATGACCGTGTTCGGGATGTGACTGTCGTCAACGAGTTGGTCAAGGCGCACAAAGCGAATCCGAAGGAAGTTGAAGACTGGCTGGATGACCCGGATCAGGAAATTACGCGTGGCTCGATCAAGTTGCTCCGCGAATTCATCGATAGTCAATCGGCGGATCGTGACCCCAACACGGTCGACGGACTTACCGGGCAAACAGACGCGGAGGCGGGTCGTCAACAGAACAAAGGTGAAGGCAAAGCAGACGGCGGGAAGGGAATTCGGGAACCCGATCCGGACAAGCTGAAAAAAGCAATCGTGCAGGTGCGCTACAGTGATCGTCCCGCACGTCTGATGTTGAATAAGCGTCCTCCAGCCGAAGGGTTCGCGTGGCTCAAATACGACGATGACGGCCAGGAGGTGGAAGCAAGTTTGAGTGACGTTCAATTGGTGGCATTGGTAGAAGGCTGA
- a CDS encoding ParA family protein, with protein MKAIAGAIQKGGQGKTSQTVHIAFALEEMGVRAAVIDCDTQGSASWTLSSRDSGYPASALFTGTPEDLRSYFDERDNTGLSLIAADDALADVEKMDQAEAMGNFRANMEALGDYVDVAVIDTPPSLGVILSAVLVSSDYVFCPLEMEAYSLQGIAKLLTVIHNLMDYNPGLEFIGMIPNKIDSRKPRHLDNLAQVKNAYPDLVAPVAIGLRDSIAEAVGDQMPVWHVKKTAARVATREMRAMIDYVFKKMELV; from the coding sequence CTGAAGGCTATTGCTGGCGCAATCCAGAAGGGGGGGCAGGGAAAGACATCGCAGACAGTTCATATTGCGTTCGCTCTGGAAGAGATGGGCGTGCGTGCGGCCGTAATCGACTGCGATACCCAAGGTAGCGCGAGCTGGACACTCTCCAGTCGCGACAGTGGCTATCCGGCCAGTGCCCTATTCACTGGAACTCCTGAAGACTTGCGCTCCTATTTTGACGAGCGGGATAACACTGGTCTGTCACTGATCGCTGCTGACGACGCGTTGGCCGACGTAGAGAAGATGGATCAGGCGGAGGCAATGGGGAATTTCCGGGCGAATATGGAGGCGCTGGGCGATTATGTCGACGTTGCGGTGATCGACACCCCGCCCTCTCTTGGCGTCATTCTGAGTGCGGTGCTTGTATCGAGTGATTATGTGTTTTGCCCCCTGGAAATGGAAGCCTACAGCTTGCAGGGCATCGCAAAGTTGCTGACGGTCATCCACAACCTTATGGACTACAACCCTGGGCTTGAATTCATCGGGATGATCCCGAACAAGATCGATAGCCGGAAGCCACGCCACCTGGATAACTTGGCCCAAGTAAAGAATGCCTATCCTGACCTTGTGGCCCCTGTTGCGATCGGTCTGCGCGACAGCATCGCGGAAGCCGTGGGTGATCAAATGCCAGTCTGGCATGTGAAGAAGACCGCAGCGCGGGTGGCAACCAGGGAAATGCGCGCGATGATTGATTATGTGTTTAAGAAAATGGAGCTTGTGTAA
- a CDS encoding TrfB-related DNA-binding protein — MKKALTEAQFVKATRGLDVGQQTLDIARAVLVNGQQQATFVKELNLTRGAVSQAVNRVWEAHKKVDLPQGFERVTAILPVRQAFIVKKWARDAEKKSETRG, encoded by the coding sequence ATGAAGAAGGCATTGACGGAAGCGCAGTTCGTGAAGGCAACTCGCGGGCTGGACGTGGGACAGCAAACGCTCGACATAGCTCGGGCAGTGCTGGTGAACGGACAGCAGCAAGCGACGTTCGTGAAGGAGCTAAACCTCACTCGCGGAGCCGTGTCGCAGGCGGTAAATCGGGTGTGGGAAGCGCACAAAAAGGTCGATCTGCCTCAAGGGTTCGAGCGAGTAACGGCAATCTTGCCGGTACGGCAAGCGTTCATCGTGAAGAAGTGGGCGCGCGACGCGGAAAAAAAATCGGAAACACGCGGCTGA
- the kleE gene encoding KleE stable inheritance protein produces the protein MSNVIKFPGGTPPTVERSEGKTVELPPPSAVFTPGKGAKTTRVGLTPVLLAIVKALWVTLALFWRPVKWLLSLDVAFQFFRMLWHWETPGVHAGLTFLLHFAVLAALTYFVTCFRPKGV, from the coding sequence ATGTCGAATGTCATCAAGTTTCCGGGGGGCACCCCCCCGACCGTTGAGCGTTCCGAGGGGAAGACTGTTGAGTTGCCCCCGCCCTCGGCTGTCTTTACGCCAGGAAAGGGTGCGAAGACGACCCGCGTCGGCCTGACTCCCGTGTTGTTGGCGATAGTCAAGGCGCTATGGGTAACGCTCGCACTGTTTTGGAGACCGGTTAAATGGCTTCTGTCTCTCGATGTTGCATTTCAGTTTTTTAGGATGCTCTGGCATTGGGAAACGCCAGGCGTTCACGCGGGCCTCACGTTCCTGCTGCACTTCGCTGTACTCGCTGCGTTGACCTACTTCGTTACCTGTTTTAGACCAAAGGGCGTTTAG
- a CDS encoding DUF2688 domain-containing protein, producing the protein MKMFSVTATVCRRCGMSYPTLYSASAVFRADAKELADVCARCMTPPEEMRLVAAMLSAGDVRPKK; encoded by the coding sequence ATGAAAATGTTTTCTGTGACGGCAACTGTCTGCCGTCGCTGTGGGATGAGTTATCCCACGCTGTATAGTGCGTCTGCGGTGTTTCGAGCGGATGCAAAGGAGCTGGCCGACGTGTGTGCAAGATGCATGACGCCGCCAGAAGAAATGCGCCTTGTGGCAGCGATGTTGAGTGCGGGGGACGTGCGTCCGAAGAAGTAG
- a CDS encoding replication initiator protein A has translation MSDTTKSSADYSRVSRLMEQRAEEARQRQGDLALFSEAERELVTVESPSPASPEDGKIEIATYRRRSKLLPIRNVERDFFLCDMLDYAMKDDAPSMEAPIFSLSTRPDLSTWRWSSKDNSRNIEVIPSVKGRATVFDKDVLIFLASQMTEALNTKRPDAKNRRVRFIVYEYLVATNRETGGSQYSQLESALDRLKGTMIKTDIKTGGKRQKKTFGLIESWEGVEKAPNDDRNVAIEVTLSDWYFEAIQNHEVLTIHRDYFRLRKPLERRLYELARKHCGHQSTWMINLPLLYEKTGSRASMREFRRMLKDIHSDSILPDYTFVLTPLDEVRFFRKSVRKLVTEGVKPAPRSGRDTRKLKKIASFT, from the coding sequence ATGTCTGACACGACGAAAAGCAGCGCAGACTATTCGCGAGTTTCACGCCTTATGGAACAGCGCGCCGAGGAAGCACGGCAGCGCCAAGGCGATTTGGCCCTTTTCTCCGAGGCAGAGCGCGAACTGGTCACTGTTGAGTCGCCCTCGCCCGCCTCCCCCGAAGACGGCAAGATTGAAATAGCAACGTACCGCCGTCGTTCAAAGTTGCTGCCTATCCGCAACGTAGAGCGCGATTTTTTCCTTTGCGACATGCTGGATTACGCGATGAAGGACGACGCGCCGAGCATGGAAGCGCCGATCTTCTCGCTGTCCACGCGGCCGGATCTCAGTACATGGCGCTGGAGCAGCAAAGATAACTCCCGAAACATTGAGGTTATTCCGAGCGTTAAAGGTCGTGCGACCGTTTTCGATAAGGACGTGCTCATTTTCCTGGCGTCACAGATGACAGAGGCGCTGAACACGAAGCGGCCGGATGCCAAGAACAGACGGGTGCGATTCATCGTCTATGAATACCTTGTCGCCACGAACCGCGAAACCGGAGGGAGTCAGTACAGCCAGCTCGAAAGCGCCTTGGATCGGCTGAAAGGTACGATGATCAAGACCGACATTAAGACCGGGGGCAAACGTCAGAAAAAGACGTTCGGCCTAATAGAATCCTGGGAAGGTGTCGAAAAGGCTCCCAACGACGACCGGAACGTGGCAATTGAGGTTACTCTGTCTGACTGGTACTTTGAGGCCATTCAGAATCATGAGGTATTGACCATCCATCGCGACTATTTTCGATTGCGCAAGCCGTTGGAACGTCGCTTGTACGAGTTGGCCAGGAAGCATTGCGGGCATCAATCGACTTGGATGATCAACCTGCCGCTGTTATACGAGAAGACCGGCAGCCGAGCGTCGATGCGGGAGTTTCGTCGCATGCTCAAAGACATTCACTCTGACAGCATTCTCCCGGATTACACGTTTGTGTTGACTCCACTGGACGAAGTTCGGTTCTTCCGTAAGAGCGTCCGGAAGCTTGTGACCGAGGGCGTGAAACCGGCTCCGCGCAGTGGCCGCGACACTCGAAAGCTCAAAAAAATAGCGTCGTTCACCTGA
- a CDS encoding single-stranded DNA-binding protein, producing the protein MSVNRFQFSGNLTRDAEVRESGRSTTIATLTLAVDRKWRDSSENLQEKTDFFRIKVFGVIAESAGKYLGKGSKVFVEGRVEPTQYDRDGETIYGMDFIAGMIDYLDTKPPSGQQTSD; encoded by the coding sequence ATGAGCGTGAACAGATTTCAATTCAGCGGCAATCTTACTCGCGATGCTGAGGTACGAGAATCCGGGCGCAGTACCACTATCGCTACTCTCACCCTTGCAGTAGACAGAAAATGGCGGGATAGTAGCGAGAATTTGCAGGAAAAGACTGATTTTTTCCGGATTAAAGTGTTCGGCGTAATTGCGGAGTCGGCAGGCAAATATCTTGGTAAGGGATCCAAAGTATTTGTTGAAGGCCGAGTCGAACCCACGCAGTACGACCGCGACGGTGAAACGATCTACGGGATGGACTTCATCGCAGGAATGATCGATTACTTGGATACGAAGCCCCCTTCGGGACAGCAAACTTCGGATTGA
- a CDS encoding transcriptional regulator yields the protein MYNVIFFTNVLRLIDELGLTKQGLSEKSGVSMSFLSDLTNGKANPSLEVMAKIAAALDTPLPMLLESTDLDTATLEIIANGKAPKSVPDGYERVCAVLPERQAFIVKKWGEATRKKLRTDA from the coding sequence GTGTATAACGTGATCTTCTTTACCAACGTCCTTCGACTGATTGACGAGCTTGGTCTAACCAAGCAAGGACTCTCCGAAAAATCGGGGGTGTCCATGTCATTTCTATCTGATCTGACGAACGGTAAAGCTAACCCCTCCTTAGAAGTGATGGCTAAGATTGCCGCCGCGTTAGACACGCCATTGCCGATGCTTCTGGAGTCAACGGATCTCGACACCGCGACTCTTGAAATCATTGCTAACGGCAAGGCACCGAAAAGTGTTCCCGATGGCTACGAACGCGTATGTGCCGTTCTTCCAGAGCGCCAGGCTTTCATAGTTAAAAAGTGGGGCGAAGCAACGCGAAAGAAGCTACGCACTGACGCGTAG
- the trbB gene encoding P-type conjugative transfer ATPase TrbB produces MGDVALHAFNDPQTIELMLNPDGSLWVERLGEPLKHIGHMQESVAQTILRTIAGFHGEIITESSPRLECNFPIDGSRFAGQIPPVVRAPSFAIRKRASSVFTIDEYVEKKIMTREQAALIKGLIADRRNILIAGGTSSGKTTLLNAVAAEQVHVSPDDRFLIVEDTQELQVSAKNKVEFKTTKTVDSGELLRTSLRMRPDRILFGEVRGKEALDMLMAWNTGHEGGAATIHANTPESTLSRLYMAVSMHSNAPREIEPLIGEAVHAVVHIAKTKEHGRRITGIMELNGFQDGRYLLRNV; encoded by the coding sequence ATGGGCGATGTCGCTTTGCACGCGTTCAACGACCCCCAGACCATCGAATTGATGCTCAACCCGGACGGCAGCCTGTGGGTTGAGCGGCTTGGTGAACCTCTGAAACACATCGGCCATATGCAGGAGTCTGTCGCTCAGACCATTCTCCGCACGATTGCCGGATTTCACGGCGAAATCATTACCGAGTCATCGCCACGCCTGGAATGCAATTTCCCCATCGATGGATCCCGCTTCGCGGGCCAGATTCCGCCCGTTGTCCGCGCCCCTTCGTTTGCTATTCGCAAACGCGCGTCGTCGGTGTTCACGATCGATGAGTACGTAGAAAAGAAAATCATGACTCGCGAGCAAGCTGCGCTCATCAAAGGGCTGATCGCTGATCGTCGAAACATCCTGATCGCAGGGGGCACAAGTAGCGGAAAAACAACGCTACTCAACGCCGTGGCGGCGGAACAAGTTCACGTCAGCCCAGATGATCGGTTTTTGATTGTTGAGGACACACAAGAGCTGCAAGTCAGCGCGAAAAACAAAGTCGAGTTCAAGACCACAAAAACAGTCGACTCCGGCGAGCTGCTACGCACCTCGCTTCGGATGCGCCCCGACCGAATCCTGTTCGGTGAGGTTCGCGGCAAAGAAGCGCTGGACATGCTGATGGCGTGGAACACCGGTCACGAAGGTGGGGCCGCGACGATCCACGCCAACACCCCCGAATCCACGCTTTCTCGCCTCTACATGGCGGTGTCGATGCACAGCAACGCGCCGCGAGAGATCGAGCCGCTGATTGGCGAAGCGGTTCATGCAGTAGTCCACATCGCCAAAACCAAGGAACACGGCCGCCGCATCACCGGAATCATGGAATTGAATGGATTCCAGGACGGCCGCTACCTGTTACGCAACGTCTAA
- a CDS encoding TrbC/VirB2 family protein: protein MALAFTSLPCGLKTALSHIRQEPAKAVLLLVLLALTVASMHPAFASSSSGGGLPYEDWINNVRASFTGPWAYGIAVIAFVAAGSGLIFGGADMSGAMRTLVWIVLVLSFIVAAQNTLAAITGKGALIDVAADQLRSLGR from the coding sequence ATGGCACTCGCTTTCACTTCCCTTCCTTGCGGCCTGAAAACCGCGCTGTCTCACATTCGTCAGGAGCCGGCCAAAGCGGTCCTCCTGCTGGTTCTTCTCGCTCTCACTGTGGCGTCGATGCATCCCGCCTTCGCCAGTTCATCCAGCGGGGGCGGTTTGCCGTACGAAGACTGGATCAACAACGTCCGCGCGTCCTTTACCGGACCCTGGGCATACGGCATCGCCGTAATCGCATTCGTTGCGGCCGGGTCGGGCTTGATCTTTGGCGGGGCCGATATGAGCGGCGCAATGCGCACGCTTGTGTGGATCGTCCTGGTGCTGTCGTTCATCGTTGCGGCCCAAAACACACTCGCAGCCATCACCGGCAAGGGTGCGTTGATCGACGTCGCGGCTGATCAGCTTCGCTCCCTGGGTCGGTAA
- a CDS encoding conjugal transfer protein TrbD, translated as MALRKIPLRRAGNRVIEFLGGDRELVMVSGLMAATLVFVAMSVIAAVFGVVLWIFALWALRKMAKADPQMRKVYQRSLRYANYYPPRATPFRLNTPAQGRQYK; from the coding sequence ATGGCTCTGCGAAAGATTCCGCTTCGGCGGGCAGGTAATCGTGTCATCGAGTTCCTGGGCGGTGATCGCGAATTGGTAATGGTCTCGGGCCTGATGGCTGCGACGCTCGTATTCGTTGCAATGAGCGTCATCGCTGCCGTGTTCGGCGTGGTTCTGTGGATCTTCGCTCTCTGGGCGTTGCGCAAGATGGCGAAGGCCGACCCGCAGATGCGCAAGGTTTACCAGCGTAGTCTCCGCTACGCGAACTACTACCCGCCGCGCGCCACGCCTTTTCGCCTGAATACACCAGCACAAGGGAGGCAATACAAGTGA